From the Hevea brasiliensis isolate MT/VB/25A 57/8 chromosome 15, ASM3005281v1, whole genome shotgun sequence genome, one window contains:
- the LOC110638267 gene encoding MDIS1-interacting receptor like kinase 2, which translates to MLSTLQQLNFARNDPSGSITKQLGDCFNLLFLNLSGNNFSGRIPPDMGNLLSLQSIDLSQNSLIGGIPQQLGKLQRLEILNLSHNKISGSIPVAFDAMLSLTTVDLSNNELEGPIPNVKALHEAPFEAFRNNKDLCGRASGLKACPTLESHNLNDKRGSKIVVIIMVPVLCTLFLTFIIAGFIYTCCPKVYERGNKVQEAENKNPFAVWSYDGKMVYQSIVEATEGFDSKFCIGVGRSGTVYRAMLPGDKVVAVKKLHQHLESEIANSKAFESEIQALTEIRHRNIVKLHGFCSNNYHSLLVYEFLEKGSLETLLKSDEQAVAFDWMKRVNVVKCVANALSYMHHGCSSPIVHRDISSKNVLLGSEYEAHVSDFGTARILKPDSFNWTSVAGTLGYIAPELAFTMKVNEKCDVYSFGVLALETIMGSHPGDLISSFSSPSSASEPSVHQSLLKEMLDNRLTPPRSRMAREIVCIMKLALSCLHLNPQSRPTMQHISQELSIQNQRPSLQIQYHNITIGELLGY; encoded by the exons ATGCTATCCACACTCCAACAGCTCAACTTTGCAAGAAATGATCCTAGTGGATCAATAACTAAACAGCTTGGAGATTGCTTCAATTTGCTGTTTTTGAATCTCAGCGGCAACAATTTTTCTGGCAGAATTCCTCCTGACATGGGTAATTTACTCTCACTGCAATCTATTGATTTGAGTCAAAATTCATTGATTGGAGGGATACCACAACAACTTGGGAAGTTGCAGCGGCTAGAGATTTTGAATCTCTCCCACAACAAGATATCTGGTTCAATTCCAGTTGCTTTTGATGCTATGCTGAGCTTGACAACTGTGGACTTATCCAACAATGAATTAGAAGGCCCCATTCCTAATGTCAAAGCCCTTCATGAGGCTCCATTTGAggcattcagaaataacaaagatttGTGCGGAAGGGCCTCTGGTTTGAAAGCCTGTCCCACATTAGAGAGccacaatctaaatgacaaaagAGGCAGCAAAATTGTTGTTATAATTATGGTTCCTGTTTTATGCACACTGTTTCTCACATTCATCATTGCTGGTTTTATATATACATGTTGCCCAAAAGTGTATGAAAGAGGCAACAAGGTACAGGAGGCGGAAAATAAAAATCCTTTTGCAGTATGGAGCTATGATGGGAAAATGGTGTACCAAAGCATTGTCGAAGCAACAGAAGGATTCGACTCCAAGTTTTGCATTGGAGTGGGGAGATCCGGAACTGTCTACAGAGCTATGCTGCCAGGAGATAAGGTTGTCGCTGTGAAGAAACTTCACCAGCATTTGGAAAGTGAAATTGCCAATTCAAAAGCATTTGAGAGTGAGATTCAAGCTTTAACAGAAATAAGGCATCGCAACATTGTGAAGCTTCACGGTTTTTGCTCAAATAATTATCACTCACTGTTGGTTTACGAGTTCTTGGAAAAAGGGAGCCTTGAAACTCTGCTGAAGAGTGATGAACAAGCAGTGGCATTCGACTGGATGAAGAGAGtaaatgttgtgaaatgtgtGGCTAATGCTTTGTCTTATATGCACCATGGATGCTCATCTCCTATAGTTCATCGTGACATATCAAGCAAGAATGTTCTGCTAGGCTCAGAATATGAGGCTCACGTGTCTGACTTTGGCACTGCTAGGATTCTGAAGCCTGATTCATTTAATTGGACCTCAGTTGCAGGCACATTGGGATATATAGCTCCAG AGTTGGCTTTCACGATGAAGGTGAATGAAAAATGTGATGTATATAGCTTTGGAGTGTTAGCATTGGAAACAATCATGGGAAGTCATCCAGGCGATCTAATCTCATCTTTTTCATCGCCGTCATCAGCTTCAGAGCCATCAGTTCATCAATCATTATTGAAGGAAATGTTGGACAATCGACTAACACCTCCAAGAAGTCGAATGGCAAGAGAAATAGTCTGTATCATGAAACTAGCATTATCATGTTTGCATTTGAATCCACAATCTCGTCCAACCATGCAACATATTTCTCAGGAGCTATCAATTCAGAATCAGAGGCCATCTTTGCAGATACAATACCACAATATTACAATAGGAGAGCTGCTTGGTTACTAA
- the LOC110638283 gene encoding mitochondrial dicarboxylate/tricarboxylate transporter DTC — protein MGEEKKPQSAGVWPTVKPFVNGGASGMLATCVIQPIDMIKVRIQLGQGSAAQVTKNMLKEEGVGAFYKGLSAGLLRQATYTTARLGSFKILTNKAIEANDGKPLPLYQKALCGLTAGAIGACVGNPADLALIRMQADATLPAAQRRNYTNAFHALYRIVADEGVLALWKGAGPTVVRAMALNMGMLASYDQSVEFFRDSLGFGEAATVLGASSVSGFFASACSLPFDYVKTQIQKMQPDAEGKYPYSGSLDCAMKTLKSGGPFKLYTGFPVYCVRIAPHVMMTWIFLNQIQKLEKSVGL, from the exons ATGGGAGAAGAGAAGAAGCCTCAATCAGCTGGTGTTTGGCCTACCGTTAAGCCTTTCGTTAATGGTGGTGCCTCAGGTATGCTTGCCACCTGTGTCATCCAGCCCATCGATATGATTAAG GTGAGGATTCAATTGGGTCAAGGCTCAGCGGCTCAGGTGACAAAGAACATGCTAAAGGAGGAGGGTGTTGGTGCCTTTTACAAG GGGCTGTCTGCTGGACTACTCAGGCAAGCTACGTATACAACTGCCCGACTTGGATCATTCAA GATTTTGACCAACAAAGCAATTGAAGCCAATGATGGAAAGCCTCTTCCTCTATATCAGAAGGCTTTGTGTGGGCTAACAGCTGGTGCTATTGGAGCATGTGTTGGCAATCCAGCAGATTTAGCACTTATCCGTATGCAGGCTGATGCCACTTTGCCTGCGGCACAGCGCAGAAATTACACAAATGCATTCCATGCCCTTTACCGAATTGTTGCAGATGAAGGAGTTTTGGCACTCTGGAAAGGTGCAGGCCCTACTGTTGTGAGGGCAATGGCATTGAACATGGGGATGCTTGCCTCCTATGATCAAAGTGTTGAGTTTTTCAGGGATTCCCTTGGTTTTGGTGAAGCTGCTACGGTGCTAG GTGCAAGTTCCGTTTCAGGGTTCTTTGCTTCAGCCTGCAGTCTTCCTTTTGATTATGTTAAAACTCAAATTCAGAAAATGCAACCTGATGCTGAGGGAAAGTATCCCTACTCTGGTTCTTTAGACTGTGCCATGAAGACTCTCAAGTCGGGAGGACCATTCAAACTCTATACAGGATTCCCTGTCTATTGTGTTAGAATTGCTCCCCATGTCATG ATGACCTGGATATTTCTGAACCAGATCCAAAAGCTGGAGAAATCTGTGGGATTGTAG
- the LOC110638270 gene encoding tubulin alpha-5 chain, translating into MREIISIHIGQAGIQVGNSCWELYCLEHGINPDGMMPSDTSVGVAHDAFNTFFSETGSGKHVPRAVFVDLEPTVIDEVRTGPYRQLFHPEQLISGKEDAANNFARGHYTVGKEIVDLCLDRVRKLADNCTGLQGFLVFNAVGGGTGSGLGSLLLERLSVDYGKKSKLGFTIYPSPQVSTAVVEPYNSVLSTHSLLEHTDVAVLLDNEAIYDICRRSLDIERPTYTNLNRLISQIISSLTTSLRFDGAINVDVTEFQTNLVPYPRIHFMLSSYAPVISAEKAYHEQLSVPEITNAVFEPSSMMAKCDPRHGKYMACCLMYRGDVVPKDVNAAVATIKTKRTVQFVDWCPTGFKCGINYQPPTVVPGGDLARVQRAVCMISNNTAVAEVFSRIDHKFDLMYAKRAFVHWYVGEGMEEGEFSEAREDLAALEKDYEEVGAEGGDDEEEGEDY; encoded by the exons ATGAGAGAAATAATAAGCATACACATTGGACAAGCGGGAATTCAGGTGGGAAACTCATGCTGGGAGCTTTACTGCCTGGAGCATGGCATCAATCCAGATGGCATGATGCCCAG TGACACTTCAGTGGGTGTTGCACATGATGCTTTCAATACCTTCTTCAGTGAGACTGGTTCTGGCAAACATGTGCCCAGAGCTGTTTTTGTTGACTTGGAACCAACAGTCATTGATGAGGTTAGGACTGGACCTTATAGGCAACTTTTCCACCCTGAGCAGCTTATTTCCGGGAAGGAAGATGCTGCTAATAATTTTGCTAGAGGGCACTACACAG TTGGGAAGGAAATTGTGGATCTGTGCCTTGATCGAGTGAGGAAATTGGCTGATAACTGCACTGGCTTGCAAGGGTTTTTAGTGTTTAATGCTGTTGGCGGTGGAACTGGTTCTGGTCTGGGGTCTTTGTTGTTAGAACGCTTATCAGTAGATTATGGAAAGAAATCAAAGCTTGGATTCACCATTTATCCTTCTCCACAG GTCTCAACTGCAGTTGTGGAGCCTTATAACAGTGTACTCTCTACACATTCCCTTCTTGAGCATACTGATGTTGCTGTGCTTCTGGACAATGAAGCTATATATGACATTTGTCGAAGATCCCTAGATATTGAAAGACCAACTTACACCAATTTGAATCGATTGATATCTCAAATTATATCATCTTTGACAACTTCATTAAGGTTCGATGGAGCCATTAATGTCGATGTTACTGAGTTCCAGACTAACCTTGTACCATATCCTCGCATCCACTTCATGCTTTCTTCATATGCTCCTGTCATCTCAGCCGAAAAAGCATACCATGAGCAGTTGTCAGTACCTGAGATCACAAATGCTGTATTTGAGCCTTCAAGCATGATGGCTAAGTGTGATCCTAGGCATGGGAAATACATGGCTTGTTGTTTGATGTACCGAGGAGATGTTGTTCCCAAGGATGTCAATGCTGCTGTTGCTACCATCAAAACTAAAAGGACTGTTCAATTTGTTGACTG GTGTCCAACTGGCTTCAAATGTGGTATCAATTATCAGCCTCCAACTGTAGTACCTGGGGGTGACCTCGCCAGGGTGCAGCGTGCTGTTTGCATGATCAGCAATAACACAGCTGTGGCTGAGGTGTTCTCTCGCATTGACCACAAATTTGATCTCATGTATGCCAAGCGGGCATTTGTTCACTGGTATGTTGGTGAAGGCATGGAAGAAGGGGAATTCTCAGAAGCCCGTGAAGATCTAGCTGCCCTTGAGAAAGATTATGAGGAAGTTGGTGCTGAAGGTGGAGATGATGAAGAGGAAGGTGAAGATTATTGA
- the LOC110638291 gene encoding ethylene-responsive transcription factor ERN1-like, whose translation MEYQLKKQPKGVSPDKQSNFKERSKTNNCKSKFVGVRQRPSGKWVAEIKDTKHKIRMWLGTFDTGEEAARAYDEAACLLRGSNTRTNFTTHFLTNSHISMKIRNLLNQKKSLKQNCPANTTSKTTIKASTMVSINSSSENFLFNSSSDSFQSGNSNLDSLCNGVKQENYQMFDDVYRPGMSGCAGGLELAVSTQFYYSSWPFPTGFDQLPLMQEGMELPKNVGLLPDAVHELELAEFERMKVERQVSASLYAMTGVNEYLMNANYDPSEIPWDLPTLSHLFYPS comes from the coding sequence ATGGAATACCAACTCAAAAAGCAGCCTAAAGGGGTCTCACCCGACAAACAAAGCAATTTCAAAGAGAGAAGCAAAACCAATAATTGCAAAAGCAAGTTTGTTGGGGTCAGACAAAGGCCTTCCGGGAAATGGGTAGCAGAGATCAAAGACACTAAACACAAGATTAGAATGTGGCTTGGAACCTTCGATACAGGAGAGGAGGCTGCTCGAGCTTACGATGAAGCTGCTTGCTTGCTTCGTGGTTCCAACACTCGAACTAACTTCACCACTCACTTCCTTACAAACTCTCATATCTCAATGAAAATTAGAAATCTCCTCAATCAAAAAAAGAGTTTGAAACAAAACTGCCCTGCAAATACCACCTCAAAAACCACCATCAAAGCAAGCACTATGGTTAGTATCAATAGCAGCAGcgaaaattttctattcaatagtaGTAGTGATAGTTTTCAATCTGGTAATAGCAATCTCGATTCACTATGCAATGGTGTGAAGCAAGAAAATTACCAGATGTTTGATGATGTATACAGACCAGGCATGAGCGGCTGCGCTGGGGGACTTGAGCTGGCAGTTTCAACTCAATTCTATTATTCTTCATGGCCATTCCCAACTGGCTTTGATCAGCTTccattgatgcaagaagggatgGAGTTGCCAAAAAATGTTGGTCTGTTGCCTGATGCAGTTCATGAGTTGGAACTAGCTGAATTTGAAAgaatgaaggtagaaaggcaggTATCAGCATCACTTTATGCGATGACTGGAGTAAATGAGTACTTGATGAATGCTAATTATGATCCCAGTGAAATTCCGTGGGATCTTCCCACTCTGAGCCACCTCTTCTATCCTAGTTga